The Castor canadensis chromosome 8, mCasCan1.hap1v2, whole genome shotgun sequence genome contains a region encoding:
- the Prr5 gene encoding proline-rich protein 5 isoform X3 — translation MVILREKIHFYEGQKLLDSLAETWDFFFSDVLPTLQAIFYPVQGKEPSVRQLALLHFRNAITLSVRLEDALARAHARVPPAIVQMLLVLQGVHESRGVTEDYLRLETLIQKVVSPYLGTYGLYSSEGPFTHSCILEKRLLRRSRSGDVLAKNPVVRSKSYNTPLLNPVAEHEAEGTVASSTSIRRHSVSEMTSCPEPQGFTDAPGQAPTGTFRSSPTPHSGPCPNRLYSPAQHPEQGPAHGSPPTSSPETLVDQILESVDSDSEGIFIDFGRGGGSGMSDFEGAGGRQSVV, via the exons ATGGTGATCCTGAGAGAGAAGATCCACTTCTACGAAG GACAGAAGCTGCTGGACTCACTGGCGGAAACCTGGGACTTCTTCTTCAGTGACGTGTTGCCCACGCTGCAGGCCATCTTCTACCCTGTGCAG GGTAAAGAGCCCTCCGTGCGCCAGCTGGCCCTACTGCACTTCCGGAACGCCATCACCCTCAGCGTGCGTCTAGAGGACGCACTGGCCCGCGCTCACGCCCGTGTGCCCCCTGCCATTGTGCAGATGCTGCTGGTGCTGCAG GGGGTACATGAGTCCAGGGGTGTGACTGAGGACTACCTGCGCCTGGAGACACTCATCCAGAAGGTGGTGTCACCGTACCTGGGCACCTATGGCCTCTATTCCAGCGAGGGGCCCTTCACCCACTCCTGCATCCTGG AGAAGCGCCTCCTGCGTCGCTCCCGCTCAGGGGACGTCCTGGCCAAGAACCCAGTGGTACGCTCCAAAAGCTACAACACGCCGCTGCTGAACCCCGTGGCAGAACACGAGGCGGAGGGCACAGTCGCCAGCAGCACGAGCATCCGCAGGCACTCTGTCTCTGAGATGACGTCCTGCCCAGAGCCCCAGGGCTTCACTGATGCACCTGGCCAGGCCCCCACAGGGACCTTCAGGTCCTCCCCGACGCCCCACTCGGGGCCTTGCCCCAACAGACTGTACTCTCCGGCCCAGCACCCCGAGCAGGGCCCTGCCCATGGCTCTCCACCCACCTCCAGCCCTGAGACCCTGGTGGACCAGATCCTGGAGTCCGTGGACTCGGATTCTGAAGGGATTTTCATTGACTTTGGCCGGGGTGGTGGCTCTGGAATGTCTGACTTTGAGGGAGCCGGGGGCCGGCAGAGCGTTGTGTGA